From one Pseudothermotoga sp. genomic stretch:
- a CDS encoding carbohydrate ABC transporter permease, which yields MRKRRIFSVLRIIGLTVFLIIAIFPLIWIFLTSIKPSIEVYTFPVKYFPSKPTLEAYRYLFSFAKFNMYFKNSFLVATTSAAFSTLFSLMAGYILTREKFRLRAFLILLLFFVQMLPTYLIMIPQFTMFSKLKLTNTLTSVIIIYTSFGSAFGTIMARAFLKNLPRTIEEAALIDGCNRFQVLFKVIVPLLLPGVGSIFSFCFVNSWNEVFTAVLFLHTDRKMTVPVALYSFVSKAGIQWNVMAAGIVVALLPTILVFSLAQKYIVEGLTQGSLKA from the coding sequence GTGAGGAAGAGGAGAATATTCAGTGTCTTGAGGATCATCGGTTTGACTGTGTTTTTGATCATTGCGATCTTTCCCTTGATTTGGATATTTCTCACTTCGATAAAACCATCGATTGAAGTTTACACTTTTCCAGTGAAGTATTTTCCTTCGAAACCGACTCTAGAAGCGTACAGATATCTCTTCAGCTTCGCAAAATTCAACATGTATTTCAAAAATTCGTTCTTGGTAGCGACCACTTCAGCGGCCTTTTCAACACTTTTTTCATTGATGGCTGGTTACATCTTGACGCGTGAAAAATTCAGGCTGAGAGCTTTTCTGATTTTATTGCTCTTCTTCGTGCAGATGCTACCGACTTATTTGATCATGATACCTCAATTCACAATGTTCTCCAAATTGAAGTTGACTAACACACTCACCTCGGTCATCATCATTTACACGAGTTTTGGCTCAGCTTTTGGCACAATCATGGCCAGAGCGTTTCTGAAAAATCTGCCAAGAACGATCGAGGAAGCCGCGTTAATAGATGGTTGCAACAGATTTCAAGTACTTTTCAAGGTGATCGTTCCTTTACTTCTTCCAGGTGTTGGCTCGATCTTCAGTTTTTGTTTCGTCAACAGCTGGAACGAGGTTTTCACCGCCGTACTTTTTTTACACACTGACCGCAAGATGACGGTACCCGTAGCGCTGTACTCTTTCGTATCGAAGGCTGGCATCCAATGGAACGTGATGGCTGCAGGTATAGTTGTAGCTTTGTTACCCACCATCTTGGTTTTCTCCTTGGCACAAAAGTACATAGTTGAGGGTTTGACTCAAGGTTCTTTGAAGGCTTGA
- a CDS encoding NAD(P)H-dependent oxidoreductase subunit E: MLVKVCMGSSCHLKGSYKIVEELQKLKNSGLNIEIFGSLCFGRCSEGVCVEIDGQIYTNVDIDKLGKLLGVKPCH; this comes from the coding sequence ATGCTTGTCAAAGTTTGTATGGGAAGCTCATGCCACTTGAAAGGTTCTTATAAGATCGTCGAAGAACTACAGAAGCTGAAAAATTCGGGTTTAAATATAGAAATCTTCGGTTCTCTATGCTTCGGTAGATGTTCAGAGGGTGTCTGTGTTGAGATAGACGGTCAAATTTATACAAACGTGGATATTGATAAACTGGGAAAACTCTTAGGAGTGAAACCATGTCATTGA
- a CDS encoding sugar ABC transporter substrate-binding protein yields MRKLVFFLAVVLVCGLLFSQQITLRMIQVFTSPLRTKILEEIISKFEAQNPGVKIELISPPYETAYQKIYLMVSAEEPLDIVEVGDWSLSALASMGKLLSLESYLAKSDLVKYFVPGVLEAARTYKGTAYLLPNAIYVKTLFYRPDVISKYGITSPAKTMDELLEHCRRLTKPEIGQFGFTFRGKGYPTAFIDIVMTSFFDNIDPNCMYLKKDGKLIFEDPRALEGLKFYIELYKTAPKDSINWGFDEQVNAFASGITPYLFQDPDTVGLLNEIMKQGTYKTAPLPIGRGGKAYPTIGFAGWGITSYSKYKDLAWKFLEFFNSPAINAYWCREYGALPVDMRVYEQDPFFKSETFHGWTAMFEDEKHYQFTKYPLDNEAWSEWNELHETTMQQVLLGKMKPEDALRVWADFWKKAGLVKK; encoded by the coding sequence GTGAGAAAACTGGTTTTCTTTTTAGCCGTAGTGCTGGTATGTGGTTTGCTGTTCTCACAACAAATCACTCTTAGAATGATTCAAGTGTTCACTAGTCCTTTGAGAACGAAGATACTCGAAGAGATCATCTCCAAATTTGAGGCGCAGAATCCCGGTGTAAAAATCGAGTTGATCTCTCCGCCGTACGAGACAGCTTATCAGAAGATCTACCTAATGGTGAGTGCGGAAGAGCCACTAGATATAGTAGAAGTGGGGGATTGGTCACTCAGTGCTCTAGCGAGCATGGGAAAACTCCTTTCTTTGGAGTCTTATCTTGCGAAATCTGATCTAGTGAAGTACTTCGTTCCAGGCGTTTTGGAAGCAGCAAGAACTTACAAAGGGACGGCTTATCTTTTGCCCAACGCTATATACGTCAAAACCCTCTTTTACAGACCCGATGTGATATCGAAATATGGTATAACGTCTCCTGCGAAAACAATGGACGAATTGTTGGAACACTGTCGAAGGTTGACCAAACCAGAGATAGGTCAGTTCGGTTTCACCTTCAGGGGAAAGGGTTATCCTACAGCGTTCATCGACATTGTGATGACCTCCTTCTTCGACAATATAGATCCTAACTGTATGTATTTGAAGAAAGATGGAAAGCTCATTTTCGAAGATCCCAGAGCACTGGAAGGGTTGAAGTTTTACATTGAACTTTACAAGACAGCGCCGAAAGATTCGATCAACTGGGGCTTCGATGAGCAGGTTAATGCTTTCGCTTCGGGCATCACTCCTTATCTCTTTCAAGACCCAGATACTGTAGGACTTCTGAACGAAATCATGAAACAAGGAACGTACAAGACAGCTCCGTTACCCATCGGTCGTGGAGGCAAAGCTTATCCGACGATTGGGTTTGCTGGTTGGGGTATCACCAGTTACTCCAAGTACAAAGACTTAGCGTGGAAATTCTTAGAATTCTTCAATTCTCCCGCGATCAATGCTTATTGGTGCAGAGAATACGGCGCACTTCCCGTAGATATGAGGGTCTATGAGCAAGATCCATTCTTCAAGAGTGAAACTTTCCATGGTTGGACCGCCATGTTTGAAGATGAGAAACACTACCAGTTCACGAAGTATCCCTTGGACAACGAAGCTTGGAGCGAGTGGAACGAACTTCACGAAACCACCATGCAACAGGTGTTGCTTGGCAAGATGAAACCTGAGGATGCGCTCAGAGTTTGGGCAGATTTCTGGAAGAAAGCGGGTTTGGTAAAGAAGTGA
- a CDS encoding sugar ABC transporter permease, which translates to MKKSKLRFLMLLPTFILILFVNLYPLARGGVISFQRLTVFNLNNPRFIGWSNYKTIIRDPDFLRILWNTFIWITLSVTFQFLLGLILALLLAKSFPGRGLYMGLVFYPWALSGFAIGLLWSWLLNGQFGIVNDILIRLGILKFPVGFLSDERFAMFSVILVNVWYGIPFFAIMLLAAIQSIPRELYEAAEIDGAGFWRRLFSITLPYIRPTIYNTILLRTIWVMNFPDIIYGMTRGGPAGTTNILAVHMINVVYYRNNFGLASALGMIIASIMTVFAVIYLALLERGEFEL; encoded by the coding sequence GTGAAGAAATCCAAGCTGAGGTTTTTGATGTTGTTACCCACATTCATCCTGATTTTATTCGTGAACCTCTACCCCCTCGCTCGCGGGGGGGTAATTTCATTCCAGCGACTCACAGTGTTCAATCTGAACAATCCAAGGTTCATCGGTTGGAGTAACTACAAAACGATAATAAGAGATCCAGATTTTCTGCGTATTCTGTGGAACACTTTCATTTGGATCACTCTCTCTGTGACGTTTCAGTTTCTCCTCGGACTCATCTTGGCATTACTCTTAGCAAAATCGTTTCCCGGGCGAGGCTTGTATATGGGTTTGGTGTTCTATCCGTGGGCATTGTCTGGTTTCGCCATAGGTTTGCTGTGGTCTTGGCTTTTAAATGGTCAGTTTGGTATCGTGAACGACATACTCATCAGACTTGGAATTTTAAAATTTCCTGTAGGTTTCCTCTCTGATGAAAGGTTCGCGATGTTTTCGGTGATCTTAGTGAATGTTTGGTACGGTATACCTTTTTTTGCCATCATGCTTTTGGCAGCGATTCAATCTATCCCTCGTGAACTCTATGAAGCTGCGGAGATCGATGGAGCAGGCTTTTGGAGGAGACTGTTTTCGATCACCCTTCCTTACATACGTCCGACTATCTACAATACGATCTTGTTGAGAACCATATGGGTTATGAACTTTCCAGATATCATTTATGGCATGACGCGTGGAGGACCTGCGGGTACAACGAACATTCTGGCCGTTCACATGATAAACGTGGTCTACTACAGGAACAATTTTGGTCTTGCTTCCGCACTGGGTATGATCATCGCATCGATTATGACTGTTTTTGCCGTGATTTACCTTGCACTTCTCGAACGGGGTGAATTTGAACTGTGA
- the gltA gene encoding NADPH-dependent glutamate synthase has protein sequence MAVKPSPRKTPMREQHPKERIGNFFEVPYGYNEEEAVAEANRCLQCPTKPCVSGCPVEIDIPKFIRKIKERNFAEAARILKMYNNLPAICGRVCPQETQCEAKCVVGKIPNSEPVAIGRLERFAADWEAEHYVESKIDVAPAKHKRVAVVGSGPAGLTAAADLAKRGYEVHIFETLHKPGGVLVYGIPEFRLPKSIVEREVNYIRSLSVRIFLNMPVGKAVPVKDLLQEYHAIFIGVGAGTPKFMGIDGTNLNGVYSANEFLTRVNLMKAYLFPEYDTPVRKGKKVIVVGGGNVAMDAARSALRLGAESVTVVYRRTEQEMPARREEYLHAVEEGIRFYWLTQPIKYVGNEKGEVVGVECISMMLGEPDESGRRRPIPIEDSRFILEADTVIEAIGTEANRFLLSQFNGLKLNKYGYIVVDESTCATSMKKVFAGGDIVTGAATVIEAMGAGKRAAEWIDKFLSGEYDPWK, from the coding sequence ATGGCTGTGAAGCCCTCGCCTAGGAAAACACCCATGAGGGAACAACACCCAAAAGAAAGGATCGGGAACTTTTTCGAAGTTCCTTACGGTTACAACGAAGAAGAAGCTGTGGCTGAGGCCAACAGATGTCTACAGTGTCCTACTAAACCTTGCGTGAGCGGTTGTCCCGTGGAGATAGACATACCAAAATTCATAAGGAAAATAAAGGAAAGAAACTTTGCTGAGGCAGCAAGGATTTTGAAAATGTACAACAATCTTCCAGCGATATGCGGCAGAGTCTGTCCCCAGGAGACTCAATGCGAAGCTAAATGTGTGGTTGGGAAGATACCTAATTCAGAACCAGTTGCTATAGGTAGACTTGAAAGATTCGCCGCAGACTGGGAAGCAGAACACTACGTTGAATCGAAAATCGATGTAGCCCCAGCCAAGCACAAAAGAGTTGCCGTTGTTGGTTCAGGACCAGCAGGGCTCACTGCCGCTGCCGACCTGGCCAAAAGGGGCTACGAAGTTCACATTTTTGAGACTCTTCACAAACCAGGCGGAGTCTTGGTTTATGGAATACCGGAGTTCAGACTTCCGAAAAGTATTGTAGAGAGGGAAGTCAACTATATCAGATCTCTCTCGGTTCGAATATTCCTCAATATGCCGGTTGGAAAAGCAGTACCTGTGAAAGATCTCTTGCAAGAATACCACGCCATTTTCATAGGAGTGGGAGCTGGTACACCGAAGTTCATGGGTATAGACGGAACAAACCTCAACGGTGTATACTCAGCGAACGAATTTCTCACACGCGTGAATCTGATGAAAGCTTACCTCTTTCCAGAGTATGATACACCCGTACGGAAAGGTAAGAAAGTCATCGTTGTTGGTGGTGGAAACGTGGCAATGGATGCTGCTCGAAGCGCTTTAAGACTCGGCGCAGAAAGTGTAACAGTGGTTTACAGAAGAACTGAACAAGAAATGCCTGCGCGACGTGAAGAGTACCTCCACGCAGTGGAAGAGGGAATACGTTTTTATTGGCTCACCCAGCCTATAAAATACGTTGGAAATGAGAAAGGCGAAGTTGTCGGTGTCGAATGCATTTCGATGATGCTTGGTGAACCAGACGAATCTGGAAGAAGACGGCCAATACCCATAGAAGACAGCAGATTCATCCTTGAGGCGGACACAGTCATAGAAGCCATTGGAACGGAAGCGAACAGGTTCCTTTTGAGTCAGTTCAACGGATTGAAGCTCAACAAATATGGTTACATCGTTGTGGATGAAAGCACCTGTGCCACGAGTATGAAGAAAGTCTTCGCAGGTGGAGACATAGTTACGGGTGCGGCGACGGTCATTGAAGCCATGGGAGCAGGTAAGAGAGCGGCGGAGTGGATCGACAAATTCCTCTCTGGAGAATATGATCCATGGAAGTGA
- a CDS encoding sulfide/dihydroorotate dehydrogenase-like FAD/NAD-binding protein: protein MNVIRRKRKLASGVYEFLIESPQIVKYSQPGQFVILKLHEKAERIPITIAGKEGDCFRAVVRAVGKSTYELCLAKEGDQIMDVVGPLGRPSEIDLYGNVMLVGGGVGIATLLPIAEALKERGNKLYVVLGGRSKEYVIMLEEFSKLADELIVTTDDGSFGIKGVVTDGMQLFFEKVKIDVSWAVGPTIMMKFCCLKAKEYGVKIWVSLNPIMVDGTGMCGACRVTVDGKIKFACVDGPEFEGSRVDWDELLKRLAQYKKEEEESFKLFAERVGDLSWL from the coding sequence ATGAATGTGATAAGAAGAAAACGTAAACTTGCCTCTGGTGTGTACGAATTTCTCATTGAAAGCCCTCAAATAGTTAAATATTCACAACCAGGTCAATTCGTCATACTGAAACTGCATGAAAAAGCCGAACGTATCCCTATAACTATCGCCGGTAAAGAAGGAGACTGCTTTCGAGCTGTAGTCAGGGCCGTGGGTAAGAGCACGTACGAACTGTGTCTGGCCAAAGAGGGTGACCAGATCATGGACGTGGTCGGACCACTTGGGAGGCCGAGTGAAATAGATCTCTATGGGAATGTGATGCTCGTGGGTGGGGGTGTTGGCATCGCCACACTTTTACCCATCGCGGAAGCTCTGAAAGAGCGTGGAAACAAGCTTTATGTTGTGCTTGGTGGACGAAGTAAAGAGTACGTGATCATGCTCGAAGAATTTTCAAAACTTGCAGATGAACTGATCGTTACTACGGATGATGGATCCTTTGGAATAAAAGGTGTTGTTACAGACGGTATGCAGCTGTTCTTTGAAAAAGTAAAAATAGACGTTTCATGGGCAGTCGGACCAACGATCATGATGAAATTTTGTTGCTTGAAAGCTAAAGAGTACGGTGTAAAAATTTGGGTTTCGCTCAATCCCATCATGGTTGATGGAACAGGGATGTGTGGAGCATGTAGAGTAACAGTCGATGGCAAGATCAAATTTGCTTGTGTGGACGGTCCAGAATTCGAAGGAAGTCGTGTCGATTGGGATGAGCTATTGAAAAGACTGGCCCAATATAAAAAAGAAGAGGAAGAAAGTTTCAAGCTCTTTGCGGAAAGAGTGGGTGATCTTTCATGGCTGTGA
- a CDS encoding 4Fe-4S binding protein, producing MSLILSNEADCLYCYKCLRNCPVKSISFCSGETRVIEEECIHCARCVSVCPQGAKRYVQHVEQFRKLMHTTPFLVSLAPSFFAHYDEPYRVISLLKSWGAMIVQETAFGAEIVSKKYMDLFNRREALITTACPVVVELAEKHYPSVLPYLAHVDSPISAHAKFLKKFYGDLPVVFLGPCVAKKTEENVNVVLTFEELDNIMREEQIDLSLFDEQLPSPPYPYRARMYPTSGGINYTVHGDFETHIVVEGVEYLIDLFENFDPTQGKIFIEASACHGGCINGPAIRKDLSLAEKRSRMARHMQKMLCFDGEPFHADMNIERSFSVKRHPVQVDETKIEEILKEMGKEDERKRLNCGACGYDSCRDKAVAVLLGRAEKEMCVTYLVDKLKSATHRVVEESPNAIFMVKEGSIVYRNKTASTLFRNDSEEKFIDELKQAFLKGQPVQIGSNLYYVKFFVLPEEKADVFLLVDITKERQQEETLKRIKRETLYKVEEMLSKQMRVVQEVAGLLGETVAEIKSSFFELRRSLEE from the coding sequence ATGTCATTGATTCTTTCGAACGAAGCGGACTGTTTGTATTGTTATAAATGTTTAAGGAACTGTCCGGTGAAATCCATATCTTTCTGCTCCGGTGAAACACGTGTGATTGAGGAAGAATGCATTCACTGTGCGAGATGTGTTTCCGTTTGTCCCCAGGGAGCGAAAAGATATGTCCAGCATGTGGAACAGTTCAGGAAGCTCATGCACACCACCCCGTTCCTCGTTTCTTTAGCCCCTTCGTTCTTTGCACACTATGATGAACCTTACCGCGTTATCTCCTTGTTGAAATCTTGGGGTGCAATGATTGTTCAAGAAACCGCGTTTGGAGCGGAGATTGTATCAAAGAAATATATGGATTTGTTCAACCGAAGGGAAGCACTGATCACCACAGCATGTCCCGTTGTGGTAGAACTTGCAGAAAAGCATTATCCATCGGTACTTCCATATCTTGCTCACGTTGATTCCCCAATATCAGCACACGCGAAGTTCCTTAAGAAATTTTACGGTGATCTTCCTGTTGTCTTCTTGGGACCATGTGTGGCAAAGAAAACTGAGGAAAACGTGAATGTGGTTCTGACTTTTGAGGAACTCGATAACATCATGCGAGAAGAACAAATAGATTTGTCCCTCTTCGATGAGCAATTGCCATCACCGCCATATCCCTACCGAGCGAGAATGTATCCAACATCTGGAGGTATTAACTATACAGTACATGGAGACTTCGAAACTCACATCGTTGTTGAAGGTGTTGAATATCTGATCGATCTTTTTGAGAATTTCGATCCCACTCAAGGGAAGATTTTCATAGAGGCATCTGCTTGTCATGGAGGTTGCATCAACGGTCCTGCCATAAGGAAAGACCTGAGTCTGGCTGAAAAGCGATCTCGTATGGCTCGTCACATGCAAAAGATGTTGTGTTTTGATGGTGAACCATTCCACGCAGACATGAACATCGAAAGGAGTTTCTCGGTAAAACGTCACCCAGTTCAAGTAGACGAGACGAAAATTGAAGAGATTTTGAAGGAAATGGGTAAGGAAGATGAAAGAAAAAGGTTGAACTGCGGGGCATGTGGTTATGACAGTTGCAGAGATAAAGCTGTAGCAGTGTTGCTGGGTAGAGCAGAGAAAGAAATGTGTGTCACTTACTTGGTAGACAAGCTCAAATCAGCGACTCACAGAGTCGTTGAGGAATCGCCCAATGCGATCTTCATGGTCAAGGAAGGTTCGATCGTGTACCGCAACAAAACAGCTTCCACGTTGTTCAGAAATGACTCTGAAGAGAAATTCATTGACGAGCTGAAGCAGGCTTTTCTGAAAGGCCAACCCGTTCAAATAGGATCAAACCTTTATTATGTGAAATTTTTCGTCCTGCCGGAGGAAAAGGCAGACGTTTTTCTACTTGTAGACATCACTAAAGAGAGGCAACAAGAGGAAACTTTGAAGCGCATCAAAAGAGAAACCCTCTACAAGGTGGAAGAAATGCTTTCAAAGCAGATGAGAGTTGTTCAAGAAGTAGCAGGCTTGCTGGGAGAGACTGTAGCAGAGATAAAGAGCAGCTTTTTCGAGCTGAGAAGGTCTTTGGAGGAATGA
- a CDS encoding adenine nucleotide alpha hydrolase family protein, with protein MQKAIKTYSMVEENDRIVVALSGGKDSVSLWHALIKLGYACDAVFLDIGMGKPKLEELQEMGKKFNSKLFIYDARADLFGLDIPKIAKFLKKPTCSVCGNVRRYLMNKFAVENNYDVIATGHNLDDEVSFLLGNVLNWQIGYLTRQSPTLLKTHDKFVKKVKPLVLLTEKETYAYALLNELPFSGESCPFSKGASSLLYKKVLNEIELVQPGTKQRFYSGAMKVWNSKTEVELSECKVCGYPTTEEVCSFCRMRERLKDALGKQAI; from the coding sequence GTGCAGAAGGCGATAAAAACCTATTCGATGGTGGAGGAGAACGATAGAATAGTCGTTGCTCTTTCTGGTGGAAAAGATAGTGTATCTTTATGGCACGCTTTGATCAAACTCGGATATGCGTGTGACGCCGTCTTTTTGGACATCGGTATGGGCAAACCAAAACTCGAAGAGTTACAAGAGATGGGTAAAAAATTCAACAGTAAACTGTTCATCTACGATGCGCGTGCGGATCTTTTTGGATTGGATATACCAAAAATAGCGAAATTTTTGAAGAAACCAACGTGCTCTGTTTGTGGTAATGTCAGAAGGTATCTGATGAACAAGTTCGCTGTAGAGAACAATTACGATGTGATTGCAACTGGACATAATCTTGACGACGAAGTTTCTTTCCTTTTGGGAAACGTGCTTAATTGGCAGATCGGTTATCTGACGAGACAATCTCCCACACTTTTAAAAACTCACGACAAATTCGTAAAGAAAGTCAAACCATTGGTGCTTTTGACCGAGAAAGAAACTTACGCATATGCTTTGCTGAATGAACTACCGTTCTCTGGAGAAAGTTGTCCTTTTTCCAAGGGTGCGAGTTCACTCCTTTACAAAAAAGTTCTGAACGAAATAGAATTGGTTCAGCCAGGCACTAAACAAAGATTTTATTCTGGTGCAATGAAAGTGTGGAATTCGAAAACCGAGGTTGAACTCAGTGAATGCAAAGTCTGTGGTTATCCAACGACCGAAGAAGTTTGTAGTTTCTGCAGAATGAGAGAGAGGTTAAAAGATGCCTTGGGAAAACAAGCGATTTGA
- a CDS encoding amidohydrolase yields the protein MKLLFKNATVIPITSKPFVGDVLVEDGKIKKVGQIRSSRSFETIDLTGKFLLPGFIDAHAHIGLYPEGLGPTESEGNEMTDPVTAHLQAIDAFYPEDESIKKALSGGVTTAFIVMGSANPVGGLGFVAKFRGKTALEMCLINPAGVKMALGENPKRVYSEKKTMPTTRMGTAAIIRSFLLKSEDYMKKKEQGLKEGKQFFERDPKYEVGEKLLKRELPARIHAHRVDDIVTAVRIAEEFNLKIVLEHCTEGYKLADFLASKRIPVVAGPLMTFATKLELRYMSMEALKILTQKNVLVALMCDHPVIPLEFASVQAAVAMRYGVKEEELLKMLTINPAKILGLEDRLGSIEIGKDADLVVWSGHPFDMKSTVEQVYIDGELVYSK from the coding sequence GTGAAACTCCTCTTCAAAAACGCTACGGTCATCCCCATAACGTCGAAACCCTTCGTTGGGGATGTGCTCGTCGAGGATGGGAAGATCAAGAAAGTTGGTCAGATCAGATCATCTCGTTCTTTTGAAACGATCGACCTCACTGGTAAGTTTTTATTGCCTGGGTTCATCGATGCGCATGCCCACATTGGCCTTTATCCTGAAGGCCTCGGTCCAACTGAAAGTGAGGGCAACGAAATGACGGACCCTGTGACTGCGCATCTTCAAGCGATCGACGCTTTTTACCCAGAGGATGAATCGATCAAAAAGGCACTCTCTGGCGGTGTTACGACGGCTTTCATCGTGATGGGGAGTGCAAATCCCGTTGGAGGTCTTGGCTTTGTTGCCAAGTTCAGGGGGAAAACGGCTCTTGAGATGTGTTTAATCAATCCTGCCGGTGTAAAGATGGCGCTCGGCGAGAACCCAAAACGGGTTTATTCTGAGAAAAAGACTATGCCGACCACCAGGATGGGTACGGCGGCGATCATCAGATCTTTCCTGCTCAAGTCGGAAGACTATATGAAGAAGAAAGAGCAAGGGTTGAAGGAGGGAAAGCAGTTTTTTGAGAGAGATCCGAAGTACGAAGTGGGCGAGAAACTACTCAAGCGCGAGTTACCAGCCAGGATACATGCACACCGTGTGGATGACATCGTCACAGCAGTTCGTATCGCAGAAGAATTCAATCTGAAAATCGTATTGGAACACTGCACCGAAGGGTATAAACTGGCTGATTTTCTTGCTAGCAAGAGAATCCCCGTGGTTGCCGGCCCACTCATGACTTTCGCAACCAAGTTGGAACTGCGGTATATGAGTATGGAGGCACTCAAGATACTCACCCAAAAGAATGTCCTCGTAGCACTCATGTGCGACCATCCGGTGATACCTTTGGAGTTTGCTTCTGTGCAAGCAGCGGTTGCGATGCGTTATGGTGTAAAGGAAGAAGAGCTTTTGAAAATGCTCACGATAAACCCAGCGAAGATTTTGGGACTTGAAGACAGACTAGGCTCGATCGAAATTGGTAAAGATGCAGATCTTGTGGTGTGGTCTGGGCATCCTTTCGATATGAAATCTACCGTCGAACAGGTTTACATCGACGGTGAGCTTGTCTACAGCAAATGA
- the rodA gene encoding rod shape-determining protein RodA — protein sequence MPWENKRFELILPILVVCLMIIGSLVLYSATRESNPSFVRKQLIWDGISICTMFSMLFVRERYLKIAGKALYFVSVFLLILVLFYGTVSGGARRWFNLRLGYFQPSEFARFALLVFNATLLSEPTKKNLYTSFLLTMVCVGLIAIEPDLGTALLLFGVWFFTAIASQARSKNLIKLMILTLVMTVLLFFFGLRDYQRERLVSFLNPGKYAQGSAYNMLQSIHTVGSGGLFGRGFLKGPATRLKFVPKNHTDFIFSVIGEEFGFLGSVTLVALYFLLCWRIEKAVKVAKDEFWRLLCVGVLATFSLQVFINIGMCMGIAPITGLPLPFVSYGGSATLFLSVLVGLVMKSIAVAKGGVELLS from the coding sequence ATGCCTTGGGAAAACAAGCGATTTGAGTTGATACTTCCCATACTGGTTGTGTGTCTCATGATCATCGGTTCTCTCGTGCTGTACAGTGCCACGAGAGAGAGCAATCCCAGTTTCGTTCGAAAACAGCTGATTTGGGATGGCATCAGTATATGTACCATGTTCTCCATGCTATTTGTGCGAGAGCGCTATTTGAAAATTGCGGGAAAAGCGCTCTATTTTGTTTCGGTCTTTCTTTTGATACTTGTGCTGTTTTATGGCACCGTTTCGGGGGGCGCTCGGCGCTGGTTCAACCTTAGGCTGGGGTACTTCCAGCCCTCAGAGTTTGCAAGATTTGCACTTTTGGTGTTCAACGCGACTTTACTCTCTGAACCAACGAAAAAGAATCTCTACACTTCTTTCTTGCTCACTATGGTGTGTGTTGGACTAATAGCGATCGAACCAGATCTTGGCACTGCATTACTCTTGTTTGGAGTTTGGTTCTTCACGGCCATTGCAAGTCAAGCGAGATCTAAAAACCTGATCAAATTAATGATTCTGACGCTCGTGATGACGGTGCTGTTGTTCTTCTTCGGTTTAAGGGACTATCAAAGAGAAAGATTGGTATCGTTTCTCAACCCTGGTAAATATGCACAAGGAAGTGCGTATAACATGCTTCAATCGATCCACACCGTGGGATCGGGAGGTCTTTTTGGTCGCGGCTTTTTGAAAGGTCCCGCTACAAGGTTAAAGTTTGTACCAAAGAACCATACAGATTTTATATTCTCAGTGATAGGAGAAGAATTCGGTTTTCTCGGAAGTGTGACTTTGGTTGCGCTTTACTTTTTACTCTGTTGGAGAATAGAAAAAGCTGTCAAAGTCGCAAAAGATGAGTTCTGGAGACTTCTGTGTGTTGGCGTACTTGCAACTTTCTCTCTGCAAGTTTTCATAAACATTGGCATGTGCATGGGAATAGCTCCCATCACGGGTTTACCTCTTCCGTTCGTGAGCTACGGAGGTTCAGCAACACTGTTTCTTTCTGTACTTGTAGGTTTGGTTATGAAATCCATAGCGGTGGCGAAAGGTGGCGTAGAATTGTTAAGCTAA